Proteins from one Nitrobacteraceae bacterium AZCC 2146 genomic window:
- a CDS encoding glucosamine--fructose-6-phosphate aminotransferase (isomerizing) (product_source=KO:K00820; cath_funfam=3.40.50.10490,3.60.20.10; cog=COG0449; ko=KO:K00820; pfam=PF01380,PF13522; superfamily=53697,56235; tigrfam=TIGR01135): MCGIVGILGRGPVADQIVDSLKRLEYRGYDSAGVATLEGDHLARCRAEGKLKNLEAKLKGSPLAGHIGIGHTRWATHGKPTENNAHPHAADGVAVVHNGIIENFRELRIQLEKQGAEFVSETDTEVVAHLVNSYILKGASPPDAVKQALPQLRGAFALAFVFKDHQNLMIGARKGSPLAVGYGDGEMYLGSDAIALAPFTDNISYLEDGDWVVLNRKGAVVHNAQGDVVHRDVMKSGASSFMVDKANYRHFMAKEIHEQPEVVGHTLARYVDMATEHVALPVKLPFDFRDIQRISITACGTASYAGYVAKYWFERLGRVPVELDVASEFRYREAPVRKGDLAIFISQSGETADTLAALRYAKEQGMHTLSVVNVPTSTIARESETVMPTLAGPEIGVASTKAFTCQLMVLAALAVAAGKARGELSDADEAKLVRGLVEIPRLMAAALATEPQIEKLARDIAKCKDVLYLGRGTSYPLALEGALKLKEISYIHAEGYAAGELKHGPIALIDENMPVVVIAPFDRVFEKTVSNMQEVAARGGNIILMTDAKGAEEAPVDSLVTIVLPDMAATFTPMVYAIPVQLLAYHTAVVMGTDVDQPRNLAKSVTVE, encoded by the coding sequence ATGTGCGGCATTGTCGGAATTTTGGGACGCGGTCCGGTTGCGGACCAGATTGTGGATTCGCTGAAGCGCCTCGAATATCGCGGCTACGATTCCGCGGGCGTGGCCACGCTGGAAGGCGACCATCTGGCGCGCTGCCGCGCCGAAGGCAAGCTGAAGAACCTCGAAGCCAAGCTCAAGGGATCGCCGCTCGCCGGCCATATCGGCATCGGCCATACGCGCTGGGCCACCCATGGCAAGCCCACCGAGAACAACGCGCATCCGCATGCCGCCGACGGCGTCGCCGTCGTTCATAACGGCATCATCGAGAATTTTCGCGAATTGCGCATCCAGCTTGAGAAGCAGGGCGCGGAATTCGTCAGCGAGACCGATACCGAAGTCGTCGCGCATCTGGTCAATTCCTACATCCTGAAGGGCGCGTCGCCACCCGATGCCGTGAAGCAGGCGCTGCCGCAGCTGCGCGGCGCGTTCGCGCTGGCCTTCGTATTTAAAGATCACCAGAACCTGATGATCGGCGCCCGCAAGGGTTCGCCGCTCGCGGTGGGTTACGGCGACGGCGAAATGTATCTCGGTTCCGACGCCATCGCCTTGGCACCGTTCACCGATAACATCAGCTATCTCGAGGATGGCGACTGGGTGGTGCTGAACCGCAAGGGCGCGGTGGTTCACAACGCGCAGGGCGATGTCGTGCATCGCGACGTCATGAAATCCGGCGCGTCGTCCTTCATGGTCGATAAGGCGAACTACCGCCATTTCATGGCCAAGGAAATTCACGAGCAGCCGGAAGTCGTCGGCCACACGCTGGCGCGCTACGTCGACATGGCCACCGAGCACGTCGCGCTGCCGGTCAAACTGCCGTTCGATTTCCGCGATATCCAGCGGATTTCGATCACCGCCTGCGGCACGGCGAGCTATGCCGGCTATGTCGCAAAATACTGGTTCGAGCGGCTGGGGCGCGTCCCGGTCGAACTCGATGTCGCTTCGGAATTCCGCTACCGCGAAGCACCGGTGCGCAAGGGCGATCTGGCGATCTTCATTTCGCAGTCCGGCGAAACCGCCGACACGCTGGCGGCGCTGCGCTACGCCAAAGAGCAGGGCATGCACACGCTGTCCGTGGTCAACGTGCCGACATCGACGATTGCGCGCGAGAGCGAAACGGTGATGCCGACGCTTGCCGGGCCGGAGATCGGCGTCGCTTCCACCAAGGCGTTCACCTGCCAGCTGATGGTGCTGGCCGCGCTGGCGGTCGCCGCCGGCAAGGCGCGCGGCGAATTGTCCGATGCCGATGAAGCCAAGCTGGTGCGTGGCCTCGTCGAAATCCCGCGGCTGATGGCGGCGGCGCTGGCTACTGAGCCGCAGATCGAAAAGCTCGCCCGCGACATCGCCAAATGCAAGGACGTGCTCTATCTCGGCCGCGGCACCAGCTATCCGCTGGCGCTGGAAGGCGCGCTGAAGCTGAAGGAAATTTCCTACATCCACGCCGAAGGCTATGCCGCCGGCGAACTCAAGCATGGCCCGATCGCGCTGATCGACGAGAACATGCCGGTGGTGGTGATCGCACCGTTCGATCGGGTGTTCGAGAAGACCGTCTCCAACATGCAGGAGGTCGCGGCGCGTGGCGGCAACATCATCCTGATGACCGACGCCAAGGGCGCCGAGGAGGCCCCCGTCGACTCGCTGGTGACCATCGTGTTGCCCGACATGGCGGCGACCTTCACCCCGATGGTCTACGCCATCCCGGTGCAGCTGCTGGCCTATCACACCGCCGTGGTGATGGGCACCGACGTCGATCAGCCCCGCAACCTGGCGAAGTCGGTCACGGTCGAATAG
- a CDS encoding hypothetical protein (product_source=Hypo-rule applied): MTETREPKIIAQSYFASARPRPVEAQGSRLAHWPPPFRSAEVKKKIIKQPHPPDEAPNRAKRRGWRLKRELFSDEES, translated from the coding sequence ATGACGGAAACGCGCGAGCCGAAGATCATCGCCCAGAGCTACTTTGCCTCCGCCCGGCCACGGCCGGTTGAGGCTCAGGGTAGCCGGTTGGCGCATTGGCCGCCACCGTTCCGCAGCGCCGAGGTCAAGAAGAAGATCATCAAGCAACCACATCCGCCGGACGAAGCACCCAACCGCGCCAAGCGCCGCGGCTGGCGGCTCAAGCGCGAGCTGTTCTCCGACGAAGAATCCTGA
- a CDS encoding bifunctional UDP-N-acetylglucosamine pyrophosphorylase/glucosamine-1-phosphate N-acetyltransferase (product_source=KO:K04042; cath_funfam=2.160.10.10,3.90.550.10; cog=COG1207; ko=KO:K04042; pfam=PF12804,PF14602; superfamily=51161,53448; tigrfam=TIGR01173): MTGRTSLTIVLAAGEGTRMRSSMPKVLHQVAGQSLLAHVLGAAPYGAGSSLAVVIGPDHQPVADEAKRARPDAATFIQHERLGTAHAVLAAKEAIANSADDLLIAFGDTPLISAETFERLRAPLKAGAALAVLGFRAADPTGYGRLLVEGDRVVAIREHADASAAERKVDLCNAGVMAFDGKTALQIIEKIGKANSKGEYYLTDAVEIVRAMGLQATVIETSEDEVRGINTKAQLAEAEQIMQARLRKAALDAGVTLIAPETVYLAADTTFGNDVTIEPFVVIGPGVSIADGAVIHAFSHIVQAAIGKSASIGPYARLRPGTSVGEGARIGNFVETKAAILEAGVKVNHLTYIGDTHIGAGANIGAGTITCNYDGFNKHKTTIGAGAFVGSNSSLVAPVKIGVGAYIGSGSVITRDVPDDALAVERSQQTTNEGWAKRFRDQKANDKKPKTS; encoded by the coding sequence ATGACCGGCAGAACCAGCCTGACCATCGTGCTCGCGGCCGGCGAAGGCACGCGGATGCGGTCCTCGATGCCAAAAGTGCTGCACCAGGTCGCCGGCCAATCGTTGCTGGCGCACGTCCTCGGTGCCGCCCCGTATGGTGCAGGCTCGTCGCTCGCCGTCGTGATTGGCCCCGACCATCAGCCAGTGGCGGACGAGGCGAAGCGGGCACGGCCGGATGCCGCGACTTTCATCCAGCACGAGCGGCTGGGCACCGCCCATGCGGTGTTGGCTGCGAAAGAAGCCATCGCGAACAGCGCCGACGATCTCCTGATCGCGTTCGGCGACACGCCGCTGATTTCGGCCGAAACGTTTGAGCGCTTGCGCGCGCCGCTGAAGGCCGGTGCGGCGCTGGCGGTGCTGGGGTTTCGCGCGGCGGACCCGACCGGCTACGGCCGCTTGCTGGTCGAAGGCGATCGAGTGGTGGCGATCCGCGAGCATGCCGACGCCAGCGCCGCCGAACGTAAAGTCGATCTGTGCAATGCCGGCGTGATGGCGTTCGACGGCAAGACGGCGCTGCAGATCATCGAGAAGATCGGCAAGGCCAACAGCAAGGGCGAGTACTATCTGACCGACGCGGTCGAGATCGTCCGCGCGATGGGATTGCAGGCCACCGTGATCGAAACCAGCGAGGATGAAGTGCGCGGCATCAACACCAAGGCCCAGCTCGCGGAAGCCGAGCAGATCATGCAGGCGCGGCTGCGGAAGGCCGCACTCGACGCCGGCGTGACCCTGATCGCGCCCGAGACGGTCTATCTCGCGGCCGATACGACGTTCGGCAATGACGTCACCATCGAACCCTTCGTGGTCATTGGGCCCGGGGTCAGCATCGCCGACGGCGCAGTGATCCATGCCTTCTCGCACATCGTGCAGGCCGCGATCGGCAAGAGCGCCTCGATCGGCCCCTATGCGCGGCTGCGGCCTGGGACGTCGGTCGGCGAGGGCGCCCGGATCGGCAATTTCGTCGAGACCAAGGCCGCGATCCTGGAAGCCGGGGTCAAGGTCAATCACCTCACCTATATCGGCGACACCCATATCGGCGCTGGCGCCAATATCGGCGCGGGCACCATCACCTGCAACTACGACGGCTTCAACAAGCACAAGACCACGATCGGCGCCGGCGCCTTTGTCGGCTCCAATTCATCGCTGGTGGCGCCGGTGAAGATCGGTGTCGGCGCCTATATCGGCTCCGGCTCGGTGATTACCCGCGATGTGCCGGACGATGCACTGGCGGTGGAGCGCAGCCAGCAGACCACGAATGAAGGCTGGGCGAAACGGTTTCGCGACCAGAAGGCGAACGACAAGAAGCCGAAAACGAGCTGA
- a CDS encoding hypothetical protein (product_source=Hypo-rule applied; transmembrane_helix_parts=Inside_1_38,TMhelix_39_56,Outside_57_398) produces MAEDRDQWTDSLSAEHSGGWLTSFLADEDTLDRRMLWRLGSWGVGAVAAVIVAVLASQSQSQLRREQVASSELMARQSQQIQFVARETQTEAKRLSLAIDTLNSDRDRLYSRVTSVEQGLESVTGSIKRQTQAAAPAVAAPPAAAPITVEPAPQAAAQLPPAPAPPLIGPVASTAPPLEVVPAKPVTAAPAPMPAPLMASKSMMAPPDAAATKLSEPAPAETAPAAPEQIASVQTAAPEPAVSEAPAVAVPRTEFGIDLGGANSVDGLRALWRGIPKSNKALAGLRPIIMVKERSTGLGMQLRLVVGPLSDAAAAAKICAVMTESNRSCETSVFDGQRLALKSDTPPPEVAAPAKPAPRKRATTRTERTERLPPPKPVEEPPPPPKPQSPLTSFLGIR; encoded by the coding sequence ATGGCAGAAGATCGCGATCAGTGGACCGACTCTCTCTCCGCCGAGCATAGTGGCGGCTGGCTGACGAGTTTTCTGGCGGACGAAGACACCCTCGACCGGCGCATGCTGTGGCGGCTGGGGTCATGGGGCGTCGGTGCGGTCGCCGCCGTGATCGTGGCCGTGCTCGCCAGCCAGTCGCAGTCGCAACTGCGCCGCGAGCAGGTCGCGTCCTCCGAACTGATGGCGCGGCAGTCGCAACAGATCCAGTTCGTCGCCAGGGAAACCCAAACCGAGGCGAAGCGGCTGTCGCTGGCGATCGATACGCTGAACAGCGATCGCGACCGGCTGTATTCCCGCGTCACCTCGGTCGAGCAGGGACTGGAGTCGGTCACGGGTTCGATCAAACGCCAGACCCAGGCCGCCGCGCCCGCGGTTGCCGCGCCGCCGGCCGCCGCGCCGATCACGGTCGAGCCCGCACCGCAAGCTGCTGCTCAGCTCCCGCCCGCTCCAGCGCCACCTTTGATCGGGCCCGTCGCATCCACGGCACCTCCCCTTGAGGTCGTGCCAGCCAAACCGGTGACCGCGGCGCCAGCGCCAATGCCGGCTCCGTTGATGGCGTCGAAATCGATGATGGCCCCGCCCGATGCCGCCGCGACCAAGTTGAGCGAGCCCGCGCCCGCCGAAACCGCCCCGGCAGCCCCCGAGCAAATCGCCTCGGTGCAAACCGCCGCGCCCGAGCCCGCTGTGTCAGAAGCGCCGGCCGTTGCGGTCCCGCGCACCGAATTCGGCATCGATCTCGGCGGCGCCAATTCGGTCGATGGGCTGCGGGCGCTGTGGCGCGGCATCCCCAAGTCGAACAAGGCGCTGGCCGGCCTTCGTCCGATCATCATGGTCAAGGAGCGCAGCACCGGGCTCGGCATGCAACTGCGCCTTGTCGTCGGTCCCCTGAGCGATGCTGCGGCGGCCGCAAAAATCTGCGCGGTCATGACCGAAAGCAACCGGTCCTGCGAAACCTCGGTATTCGACGGCCAGCGTCTTGCACTGAAGAGCGACACGCCACCTCCCGAAGTGGCCGCACCTGCGAAGCCCGCGCCGCGCAAACGTGCCACTACCAGGACCGAACGAACCGAACGCCTGCCGCCGCCGAAACCTGTCGAAGAGCCTCCGCCGCCGCCGAAGCCGCAATCGCCGCTGACCTCGTTCCTCGGCATTCGCTAA
- a CDS encoding hypothetical protein (product_source=Hypo-rule applied; superfamily=103481; transmembrane_helix_parts=Inside_1_12,TMhelix_13_35,Outside_36_54,TMhelix_55_77,Inside_78_83,TMhelix_84_118,Outside_119_126) encodes MKKDPFRLTARQVQWLLIVGFLSVGYALYLRYLAVEFSSVALACDAGLPTMLCKTRLLITALFKNSVFGIVAVVIAVLNVIRPSIVLLTGGLIAAGFGIVLYNVGLSGIAIGLLILGFARPAPATA; translated from the coding sequence ATGAAAAAAGATCCGTTCCGGCTCACCGCACGTCAGGTGCAATGGCTTTTGATCGTCGGCTTCCTCAGCGTCGGCTATGCGCTCTATCTGCGCTACCTCGCGGTGGAATTCTCCAGCGTGGCACTGGCTTGCGACGCCGGCCTGCCGACCATGCTGTGCAAGACCCGGCTGCTGATCACGGCGCTGTTCAAGAATTCGGTGTTCGGCATCGTCGCGGTGGTGATCGCGGTGCTGAACGTGATCCGGCCGTCGATCGTGCTGCTGACCGGCGGGCTGATCGCCGCCGGCTTCGGCATCGTGCTCTACAATGTTGGCCTTTCCGGCATTGCGATCGGGCTGCTTATTCTGGGATTTGCGCGGCCCGCGCCCGCCACAGCGTGA